Proteins co-encoded in one Sulfurimonas sp. HSL1-2 genomic window:
- the glp gene encoding gephyrin-like molybdotransferase Glp, with amino-acid sequence MSFLSYSESVDRLLSLDTGRVRVEKVALPDALGRILAEHIVADEDYPRHPTASMDGYAIVAADQTQGTIALAHSDNPAGSDGREAVRSGIAVKTFTGAKMPEGADTLIPIENVTVENGAIRIDTAVREGFSVRPVGESYFKDEILIPAGTAIGYAEIGVMAGLNRVMIPVARRPRVGVLSTGSEILDLGEPERTDSQIRSSNNYTLAALAQSAGAEVVQLGTAEDDRDSITAAFENALACSDIVVSTGGVSVGDYDFVKDVVPALGATVIFKGVRMKPGQHVMVAQRGSQFILALPGFAYSSTVTFILYALPLIRKMLGRDPGHAIVEATLAEPFNKRSNKSEFTTCNLRLSEGRYLVDFEEKKTASSAVLTNMLGNAALMITDESDGPLEAGTVVRVIRLDRL; translated from the coding sequence GTGAGTTTCCTCTCCTATTCTGAATCCGTCGACCGCCTGCTCTCCCTCGACACCGGCCGCGTCCGTGTCGAAAAGGTCGCCCTGCCCGACGCACTGGGGCGTATTCTCGCCGAGCACATCGTCGCCGACGAAGATTACCCCCGCCATCCGACGGCCTCCATGGACGGCTACGCCATCGTGGCCGCCGACCAGACGCAAGGCACGATCGCCCTGGCCCACAGTGACAACCCCGCGGGCAGCGACGGCCGCGAAGCCGTCCGCAGCGGCATTGCCGTCAAGACCTTTACGGGCGCCAAGATGCCCGAGGGTGCCGACACCCTCATCCCCATCGAGAACGTCACGGTCGAAAACGGTGCCATCCGAATCGACACCGCCGTACGCGAAGGGTTCAGCGTCCGTCCCGTCGGCGAGAGCTATTTCAAAGACGAGATCCTCATCCCCGCCGGCACGGCCATCGGCTATGCCGAGATCGGGGTGATGGCGGGACTGAACCGTGTCATGATCCCCGTCGCCCGCCGCCCCCGCGTCGGCGTCCTCTCGACCGGCAGCGAGATCCTCGACCTCGGCGAACCCGAACGCACCGATTCGCAGATCCGCAGCTCCAACAACTATACCCTCGCCGCACTGGCGCAAAGCGCGGGTGCGGAAGTCGTCCAGCTCGGGACCGCCGAGGATGACCGCGACAGCATTACGGCCGCCTTCGAGAATGCGCTCGCGTGCAGCGATATCGTCGTCAGTACCGGCGGGGTCAGCGTCGGCGACTACGACTTCGTCAAGGATGTCGTCCCCGCCCTCGGGGCCACCGTCATCTTCAAAGGGGTACGGATGAAGCCGGGGCAGCATGTCATGGTCGCCCAGCGCGGCAGCCAGTTCATCCTGGCCCTGCCGGGCTTCGCCTACTCCTCCACGGTCACCTTCATCCTTTACGCGCTGCCGCTCATCCGCAAAATGCTCGGGCGCGACCCCGGCCACGCCATCGTCGAAGCGACCCTGGCCGAACCGTTCAACAAGCGCTCGAACAAAAGCGAATTCACGACCTGCAACCTCCGCCTGAGCGAAGGACGCTACCTCGTCGATTTCGAAGAGAAGAAAACCGCCTCCTCCGCGGTGCTGACCAATATGCTCGGCAACGCCGCCCTGATGATCACCGACGAGAGTGACGGCCCGCTGGAAGCGGGGACCGTCGTCCGGGTCATCCGGCTCGACCGGCTGTAA
- the rdgB gene encoding RdgB/HAM1 family non-canonical purine NTP pyrophosphatase yields the protein MQLVLATSNKGKIREIAQLCDSFEVVAFSDLINLGEIVEDGDTFAANAMIKARTVYDALNDPDAIVLSDDSGISVEALDNAPGIYSARYAGKGATDKDNLNKLVDALKAKGLTESPAFYTAAISIVCREGEYTVHGWMHGKVIDTPRGDGGFGYDPMFIPQGYDQTLGELDGEIKKRISHRSKALGLAKVVLATIRKARH from the coding sequence ATGCAACTCGTACTCGCCACATCCAATAAGGGCAAGATCCGGGAGATCGCCCAGCTCTGCGACAGCTTCGAGGTCGTCGCTTTCAGCGACCTCATCAACCTCGGAGAGATCGTCGAGGACGGCGATACCTTCGCCGCCAACGCGATGATCAAGGCGCGCACCGTCTATGACGCCCTGAACGACCCCGACGCCATCGTCCTCTCCGACGACAGCGGCATCAGCGTCGAGGCCCTGGACAACGCCCCGGGCATCTACAGTGCCCGCTACGCCGGCAAAGGCGCGACGGACAAGGACAACCTGAACAAGCTCGTCGATGCGCTCAAGGCGAAGGGGCTCACCGAATCCCCCGCCTTCTACACCGCCGCCATCAGCATCGTCTGCCGCGAAGGTGAATACACCGTCCACGGCTGGATGCACGGGAAGGTCATCGACACCCCCCGCGGCGACGGCGGGTTCGGCTACGACCCGATGTTCATCCCCCAGGGGTATGATCAGACCCTCGGTGAACTGGACGGCGAGATCAAGAAACGCATCTCCCACCGCTCCAAGGCCCTCGGCCTCGCCAAGGTCGTCCTGGCCACCATCCGCAAGGCGCGCCACTAG
- a CDS encoding KpsF/GutQ family sugar-phosphate isomerase yields MKQNYIPVAREVLVIEAETLQKASEALDESINLAVDLILGTRGKLIVTGVGKSGLIGAKIAATMASTGTPSFFLHPTEALHGDLGMIGKEDAVLAISYSGESEELSSILPHIKRFDIPLIGLTRSAESTLGRYSDVLVPIRVEREACPLGVAPTSSTTLTLAVGDALAVCLMKARDFRKEDFASFHPGGSLGRKLFVKVADIMRKKQLPVTDENTPLKEAIVTMSEGRLGAVLLTGSDGTLHGLLTDGDLRRALMLPGFDINAPAKTYATPEPRTVRESEMLASDALVLMEEKKIQLLIVTDEAGHIHGVLHLHDLVEKGIA; encoded by the coding sequence ATGAAACAAAACTATATTCCCGTAGCACGCGAGGTGCTTGTCATCGAAGCCGAGACCCTGCAAAAGGCCTCGGAAGCCCTTGATGAAAGCATCAACCTCGCCGTCGACCTTATCCTCGGAACCCGCGGCAAACTGATCGTGACGGGGGTGGGAAAATCGGGCCTGATCGGCGCCAAAATCGCCGCCACGATGGCCTCGACGGGAACCCCGAGCTTCTTCCTCCACCCCACCGAAGCGCTGCACGGTGATCTGGGGATGATCGGCAAGGAGGATGCCGTTCTTGCCATCAGCTACAGCGGCGAAAGCGAGGAGCTCAGCTCCATCCTGCCGCACATCAAACGGTTCGATATTCCGCTCATCGGCCTGACGCGCAGCGCCGAATCGACGCTGGGGCGCTACAGCGACGTCCTCGTGCCCATCCGCGTCGAACGCGAAGCCTGCCCCCTCGGCGTCGCCCCGACAAGCTCGACGACCCTGACCCTCGCCGTCGGCGACGCCCTGGCGGTCTGCCTGATGAAAGCCCGGGACTTCCGGAAGGAGGATTTCGCCTCCTTCCATCCCGGCGGCAGCCTCGGCCGGAAACTCTTCGTCAAGGTCGCGGATATCATGCGTAAGAAGCAGCTGCCCGTCACCGACGAGAACACCCCGCTCAAAGAGGCCATCGTCACCATGAGCGAGGGGCGCCTGGGCGCCGTGCTGCTCACCGGCAGCGACGGCACGCTTCACGGCCTGCTGACCGACGGGGACCTGCGCCGCGCCCTGATGCTGCCCGGCTTTGACATCAATGCCCCGGCGAAAACCTATGCCACCCCCGAACCACGGACCGTCAGAGAGAGCGAGATGCTCGCCAGCGATGCCCTCGTGCTGATGGAAGAAAAGAAGATCCAGCTGCTCATCGTCACCGATGAAGCCGGGCATATCCACGGCGTGCTCCACCTGCACGACCTCGTTGAAAAGGGGATTGCATGA
- a CDS encoding pseudouridine synthase: MTRLNKFISHHSTYSRREADRAIQEGYVRINGEVVTNPATQVDEKNDEVYISGKKVSTVEKMTVIVYNKPRGELVTKKDPQGRRTIYDTLEKPYKHFIPVGRLDYATEGLLLLTDSPRVASVLMHSALERVYKVKIKGPVTEAMEEAMREGMHLDDASAGAHAKNDIEAMSFAPFYAYQVQKNRHDYSILKIAIGEGKNREIRRFFAHFGAEVADLKRLSYGGVELNNLPTGKTRFLSRNEYASLRDFIKEEEKKK; this comes from the coding sequence ATGACGCGTCTCAACAAATTTATCTCCCACCACTCCACCTATTCGCGCCGCGAGGCCGACCGCGCCATCCAGGAGGGCTACGTCCGCATCAACGGCGAGGTTGTCACCAACCCCGCCACCCAGGTCGACGAAAAGAACGACGAGGTCTACATCAGCGGGAAAAAAGTCAGTACCGTGGAGAAGATGACCGTCATCGTCTACAACAAACCCCGCGGCGAACTCGTGACCAAAAAAGACCCCCAGGGGCGCCGTACCATCTACGACACCCTGGAGAAGCCGTACAAACACTTCATTCCCGTCGGACGGCTCGACTACGCCACCGAGGGGCTGCTGCTGCTTACTGACAGCCCCCGCGTCGCTTCCGTGCTGATGCACTCCGCCCTGGAACGTGTCTACAAGGTCAAGATCAAAGGGCCTGTGACCGAAGCAATGGAGGAGGCGATGCGGGAGGGGATGCACCTTGACGATGCGTCGGCAGGTGCGCACGCCAAAAACGATATCGAGGCGATGAGCTTCGCCCCCTTTTACGCCTACCAGGTGCAGAAGAACCGCCACGACTACTCCATCCTCAAGATCGCCATCGGCGAGGGGAAAAACCGCGAGATCCGCCGTTTCTTCGCCCACTTCGGCGCCGAGGTTGCCGACCTGAAGCGCCTCTCCTACGGCGGGGTCGAGCTCAACAACCTGCCGACGGGGAAAACCCGTTTCCTTTCGCGCAACGAGTATGCCAGCCTGCGCGACTTCATCAAAGAAGAGGAGAAGAAGAAATGA
- a CDS encoding secondary thiamine-phosphate synthase enzyme YjbQ → MKTLTLTTKSKTEITDITDDVREAVITSGVKEGICVIFTPHTTTGILLSENVDPRLQRDLLGSLARIAPDNVRYAHGGGNAAAHIKSARTGVSVTVPVVGGRPLLGEWQGVLFAEFDGPREAREVMIKIIAG, encoded by the coding sequence ATGAAAACATTGACGCTCACCACCAAAAGCAAAACGGAGATCACCGACATTACCGACGACGTCAGGGAAGCCGTGATCACTTCGGGGGTCAAAGAGGGGATCTGCGTCATCTTTACCCCGCACACGACGACGGGTATCCTGCTCTCCGAGAACGTCGACCCGCGGCTGCAGCGCGACCTGCTGGGATCGCTCGCGCGGATCGCGCCGGACAACGTCCGTTACGCCCACGGCGGCGGCAACGCCGCGGCCCATATCAAGTCGGCGCGCACGGGGGTCAGTGTCACCGTCCCCGTCGTCGGAGGCCGCCCGCTGCTGGGCGAATGGCAGGGGGTGCTCTTTGCCGAGTTCGACGGGCCGCGCGAAGCGCGTGAAGTCATGATCAAGATCATCGCCGGCTAG
- a CDS encoding replication-associated recombination protein A produces the protein MDFTALLRPDSFDALLGQPHLSAPDAPLRTLCEKNALGHTFFYGPPGTGKTSIARIIAKVMDLPFYEFNATSLKIEQLRKIFDQYKNALTRPLLFIDEVHRLAKNQQEVLLPVMETNSVLVIGASTENPYFSLTAAMRSRSMLFELKPVDETAMATILEKAVAQSGCTIEEDARDYLIRTSGGDARAMLKLLEFALAIRSNVNRDLLQSLRPAAQSRGSAEATEHYDLASALIKSIRGSDPDAAVYYLARLIEGGEPPEFIARRLVILASEDVGNANPQALTLCTSAMTSVKQIGYPEARIILAQAVIYLCASPKSNSAYNAINAAQQAIRNGVLLDPPQTIRQFNEHYLYPHDFGGWVPQEYLTEPLHFVDFKPIGYEQKMGEWLRKIRGDGEPA, from the coding sequence ATGGACTTCACCGCGCTGCTCCGCCCCGACTCTTTTGACGCCCTGCTGGGGCAGCCGCACCTGAGCGCCCCGGACGCGCCGCTGCGGACCCTGTGCGAAAAGAACGCTCTGGGCCACACCTTCTTTTACGGTCCCCCCGGAACGGGAAAGACCTCGATCGCCCGCATCATCGCGAAGGTAATGGACCTTCCCTTTTACGAATTCAACGCCACCTCGCTGAAGATCGAACAGCTGCGCAAGATCTTCGACCAGTACAAAAATGCGCTCACAAGGCCGCTGCTCTTCATCGACGAGGTGCACCGCCTGGCCAAGAACCAGCAGGAGGTACTGCTGCCCGTTATGGAGACTAACAGCGTGTTAGTCATCGGTGCGTCCACGGAAAACCCCTATTTTTCGCTGACGGCGGCGATGCGCTCGCGCTCGATGCTGTTTGAACTGAAGCCCGTGGACGAAACGGCGATGGCGACGATCCTGGAGAAGGCCGTCGCCCAGTCTGGATGCACCATTGAGGAGGATGCCCGCGACTACCTTATCCGCACCAGCGGAGGCGATGCCCGCGCGATGCTGAAGCTGCTGGAGTTCGCCCTGGCGATCCGCAGCAACGTGAACCGCGACCTGCTTCAGAGCCTTCGCCCCGCCGCCCAGAGCCGGGGCAGCGCCGAAGCGACGGAGCATTATGATCTCGCCTCGGCGCTGATCAAGTCGATCCGCGGCTCCGACCCCGACGCCGCCGTCTACTACCTCGCCCGCCTCATCGAGGGGGGCGAACCGCCCGAATTCATCGCCCGCCGCCTCGTCATCCTTGCCAGCGAGGACGTCGGCAACGCCAACCCCCAGGCGCTCACGCTCTGCACCTCCGCAATGACCTCCGTCAAGCAGATCGGCTACCCCGAAGCGCGCATCATCCTCGCCCAGGCCGTCATCTACCTCTGCGCCTCGCCCAAGTCCAACAGCGCCTACAATGCCATCAACGCCGCCCAGCAGGCGATCAGGAACGGCGTGCTGCTCGATCCGCCGCAAACGATCCGCCAGTTCAACGAGCACTACCTCTACCCCCACGACTTCGGCGGCTGGGTGCCGCAGGAGTACCTCACCGAACCGCTGCACTTCGTCGACTTCAAACCCATCGGCTATGAGCAGAAGATGGGGGAGTGGCTGCGTAAAATACGCGGGGACGGGGAGCCAGCTTAA
- a CDS encoding MFS transporter, giving the protein MKTIMKKTLPLSMIIGLRFFGLFIVLSVLSQYALELPGGTPFLAGVALGGYALTQAFLQVPFGAMSDKFGRKKTILVGLLIFAAGSVIAALADNVYWLLFGRFLQGAGAIGSVVTAMIADQVREDERAHAMAVMGMVIAMSFAASMIIGPLVAGVWSVSALFWLTAILSVTALVILFTAVPEPPQIVHHYSEDEAQIKHVFKDKELVRMYITFLFHSSTMAIAFFLIPIIMKQQFEMSTMEFWKVYLPAVIFGILAMGPAAVFGEKYAKGKQIFLISIGFIIAAFALMGFTTSFWAFTVGAVFFFIGFNMFEPLLQSFVSKFAKVHQKGAALGVANTFAYVGIFVGGALGGALYQHYSKEGVALFVMGASVLWFLWILGMRNPGLRATVFLDFDAYDKAKVPSLKGMEGISDFYVNETESLIIIKYDAELLTEEGLKTLMLKAA; this is encoded by the coding sequence ATGAAAACCATCATGAAGAAAACCCTCCCCCTGAGTATGATCATCGGCCTGCGCTTTTTCGGGCTCTTTATCGTCCTCTCCGTGCTGTCGCAATATGCCCTGGAACTGCCGGGCGGTACGCCCTTCCTTGCCGGGGTCGCCCTGGGCGGCTACGCGCTGACGCAAGCATTTCTGCAGGTCCCCTTCGGGGCCATGAGCGACAAATTCGGCCGCAAAAAGACGATCCTCGTCGGCCTGCTGATCTTTGCCGCCGGCTCCGTGATCGCCGCACTGGCGGACAACGTCTACTGGCTCCTCTTCGGCCGCTTCCTGCAGGGTGCGGGCGCCATCGGCTCCGTCGTCACCGCGATGATCGCCGACCAGGTCCGTGAAGACGAACGCGCCCACGCCATGGCCGTCATGGGGATGGTCATCGCCATGAGCTTCGCCGCCTCGATGATCATCGGGCCGCTCGTCGCCGGCGTCTGGTCCGTCTCCGCCCTCTTCTGGCTGACGGCGATCCTCTCCGTCACGGCACTCGTCATCCTTTTCACCGCCGTACCGGAACCGCCGCAGATCGTCCACCACTACAGTGAGGACGAAGCGCAGATCAAGCACGTCTTCAAGGACAAGGAACTGGTGCGCATGTACATCACCTTCCTCTTTCACAGCTCGACGATGGCGATCGCCTTCTTCCTTATTCCGATCATTATGAAACAGCAGTTCGAAATGAGTACGATGGAGTTCTGGAAGGTCTACCTCCCCGCCGTTATTTTCGGGATCCTTGCGATGGGGCCGGCGGCCGTCTTCGGCGAGAAATACGCCAAGGGCAAGCAGATCTTCCTTATCTCCATCGGCTTCATTATCGCGGCCTTCGCGCTGATGGGCTTTACAACCTCTTTCTGGGCCTTCACCGTCGGTGCCGTCTTCTTCTTCATCGGCTTCAACATGTTCGAACCGCTGCTCCAGAGTTTCGTCAGCAAGTTCGCCAAGGTGCACCAGAAGGGTGCGGCGCTGGGCGTCGCCAACACCTTCGCCTACGTCGGCATCTTCGTCGGCGGCGCCCTGGGCGGGGCGCTCTACCAGCACTACTCCAAAGAGGGGGTCGCGCTCTTCGTCATGGGTGCATCAGTGCTCTGGTTCCTCTGGATCCTCGGCATGCGCAACCCGGGGCTGCGCGCAACCGTTTTCCTCGACTTCGATGCCTATGACAAGGCCAAGGTGCCGTCGCTCAAGGGGATGGAAGGGATCTCCGATTTCTATGTCAACGAGACCGAAAGCCTCATTATCATCAAATACGATGCCGAGCTCCTCACCGAAGAGGGACTCAAAACCCTTATGCTCAAAGCGGCCTGA